A region of Salirhabdus salicampi DNA encodes the following proteins:
- a CDS encoding MBL fold metallo-hydrolase yields the protein MDDQQVHYGDDYKPIPATSISDGISLEIAPHVHYHTIQIVNICFVKLDTPGDFVLIDAGMPDSAEHIITATEEKFGEGAKPSAIILTHGHFDHVGGIIELIKRWNVPVYAHEKELPYLTGKKHYPKPDGTVEGGLIAKMSPMFPNDPIDLGGHVQALPIDGTIPHMTGWRWIHTPGHSPGHVSFFRDSDQTLIAGDAFVTVRQDSLYKVLAQEIEINGPPRYLTTDWKEAWKSVKTLAELNPSVAVTGHGGPVSGEELSTGLDILVNEFDRLAIPDHGKYVNDKEHYKKDH from the coding sequence ATGGATGATCAACAAGTGCACTACGGGGATGATTATAAACCTATACCCGCTACCTCAATAAGTGACGGAATTAGTTTAGAAATTGCTCCTCATGTTCATTATCATACAATCCAAATTGTAAACATTTGTTTTGTGAAATTAGATACACCAGGAGATTTTGTATTAATTGATGCGGGAATGCCTGATTCCGCAGAACATATTATTACAGCAACAGAAGAAAAGTTTGGGGAAGGAGCAAAACCTTCCGCAATCATACTGACACATGGACACTTTGACCATGTGGGAGGCATTATTGAACTAATTAAACGGTGGAACGTTCCTGTCTATGCTCATGAAAAAGAACTCCCCTATTTAACTGGGAAAAAACATTATCCAAAGCCTGACGGTACGGTTGAAGGTGGACTTATTGCGAAAATGTCTCCTATGTTCCCGAATGATCCAATTGATTTAGGGGGACACGTTCAAGCACTACCTATCGACGGCACTATCCCTCATATGACAGGATGGCGCTGGATTCATACACCTGGTCATTCACCAGGGCATGTTTCATTCTTCCGTGATTCTGATCAGACGTTAATTGCCGGAGACGCCTTTGTTACAGTCCGGCAAGATTCACTCTACAAAGTATTAGCCCAGGAGATCGAAATCAACGGTCCTCCTCGATATCTTACAACTGATTGGAAAGAAGCTTGGAAATCTGTAAAGACATTAGCTGAATTAAACCCATCCGTAGCCGTTACCGGTCATGGTGGCCCAGTCTCAGGTGAAGAGTTATCAACTGGTTTAGACATTTTAGTCAACGAATTCGACCGTTTAGCAATTCCTGACCACGGTAAGTATGTAAATGATAAAGAACACTATAAAAAAGACCATTAA
- a CDS encoding DUF3231 family protein: protein METEHNIRLTSAELSSLWTTYLADTISICIFEYFLAKVDDTEIKPILEHALKLSKDHVDIIEKIFTEEGIPIPRGFTDEDVNPKAPRLFQDTLFLNFVKHMAKGGLATYGYILPLTVRKDIREFYSSCLASTTELYNEATSLLLSKGIELRPPYIPYHKEVDFVGKQRFMAGWFSDKRPLTGQEIMNLFANFQTNSIGTAIITGYTQVARSKKLREFFHRGKELAKKQMEIFEQYLSQNDLPVPMTWDHMVSQETEPPFSDKLMLYHVGVMNTSGIGNYGTSISMSQRRDITVAYTRLMGEIGLFAEDGLQLLIENKWLERPPQTIDRDKLI from the coding sequence ATGGAAACGGAACACAACATTCGTCTTACTTCCGCCGAATTGTCAAGTCTCTGGACAACTTATTTAGCTGATACAATTTCCATTTGTATTTTCGAATATTTCCTAGCGAAAGTTGATGATACGGAAATTAAACCCATTTTAGAACATGCGTTGAAATTATCGAAAGACCATGTGGACATTATCGAAAAGATTTTTACAGAAGAAGGGATACCTATTCCTCGGGGATTTACAGATGAGGACGTAAACCCTAAAGCACCTCGCTTATTTCAGGACACCCTTTTCTTAAATTTTGTTAAACATATGGCAAAAGGCGGGTTAGCAACGTACGGTTATATACTTCCACTCACCGTAAGAAAAGACATTCGAGAATTTTATTCTTCCTGTCTTGCTTCAACCACGGAGTTATATAATGAAGCAACTTCACTATTATTGTCAAAAGGCATTGAGCTAAGACCTCCTTATATCCCATACCATAAAGAGGTTGACTTTGTAGGAAAGCAACGTTTTATGGCTGGTTGGTTCAGTGATAAGCGACCACTAACAGGACAAGAAATCATGAACCTTTTTGCAAATTTTCAAACGAACTCGATTGGAACCGCGATTATAACAGGCTACACACAAGTAGCAAGGTCAAAAAAACTTCGTGAATTTTTCCACCGTGGGAAAGAACTCGCAAAAAAACAAATGGAAATTTTCGAGCAGTATTTAAGTCAAAATGACCTACCTGTACCGATGACTTGGGATCATATGGTGAGCCAAGAAACAGAACCTCCGTTTTCAGATAAATTAATGCTCTATCATGTTGGCGTTATGAATACTTCAGGCATTGGAAACTATGGTACCTCTATTTCGATGAGCCAACGTAGAGATATTACGGTAGCATATACCCGCTTAATGGGGGAAATTGGTCTGTTTGCAGAAGATGGACTTCAACTTTTAATTGAAAACAAATGGTTGGAAAGACCCCCACAAACAATTGACCGGGACAAGTTAATCTAA
- a CDS encoding DinB family protein, producing MNHYLFDQLEHVRGITLKVLERVNEEDADVVHDGFRNSIRWNVGHIYLVQEQLAFGPIGLSQHIPHDYSSLFSPGTSPKDWELEVPTLNELRGLLQEQPKRVKQQLSYRLDEEVTRPHTTKSGIHLETVAEFLSFSLFHEGIHMNTIVNYHKLNKYKQK from the coding sequence ATGAATCATTATTTGTTTGATCAGTTAGAACATGTAAGAGGAATTACATTAAAAGTTTTAGAGCGTGTTAACGAAGAGGATGCAGATGTAGTCCATGACGGTTTCCGGAATAGTATACGTTGGAATGTAGGACACATTTACCTTGTTCAAGAACAACTTGCATTTGGTCCGATTGGTTTATCACAACATATTCCTCATGATTATTCATCACTCTTCTCCCCGGGCACATCCCCAAAGGATTGGGAATTAGAGGTTCCGACATTAAACGAGTTGAGAGGGTTACTTCAAGAGCAGCCAAAGAGAGTGAAACAACAACTTAGTTATCGTTTAGATGAGGAGGTAACACGTCCTCACACTACAAAAAGTGGTATACATTTAGAAACTGTAGCGGAATTTTTAAGCTTTAGTTTGTTTCATGAAGGAATTCATATGAATACAATCGTAAATTACCATAAGTTAAATAAGTACAAGCAGAAATAA
- a CDS encoding fumarylacetoacetate hydrolase family protein, with product MKFITFFRNETLHLGVKVGEVILDITSASMASEKLPGTVERLIGGGEKSLQLVKEFLNEEVEEGHHNYTVHRDDINWGPAIPHPPKIICVGMNYRRHADELRAAYPEVPILFNKFHNAITSHRENIEIPAVTERLDYEAELGIVIGKKAKNVSKENALNYVFGYCTVNDLSARDLQMRTPQWLLGKTYDKFCPVGPYLVTKDEVPNPNDLEIKSVVNGEVRQHSNTSDMIFDCKEIISYVSHYMSLEPGDLILTGTPEGVVLGYPEEEQVFLQDGDEVSVEIEKLGRLTNRFIVEKS from the coding sequence ATGAAATTTATAACATTTTTCCGAAACGAAACGCTACACTTAGGAGTGAAGGTTGGGGAAGTCATATTGGATATAACATCAGCTTCCATGGCAAGTGAAAAATTACCTGGTACGGTGGAACGACTAATTGGCGGAGGGGAGAAAAGCCTTCAGCTGGTAAAGGAATTCTTGAATGAAGAAGTAGAGGAAGGTCATCATAATTATACCGTCCATAGGGATGATATCAATTGGGGACCAGCAATTCCTCATCCACCTAAAATTATTTGCGTTGGAATGAATTACCGTAGACACGCTGATGAACTTCGTGCTGCTTATCCCGAAGTACCGATTTTATTTAATAAGTTTCATAATGCGATTACATCTCACCGGGAAAATATAGAAATTCCAGCCGTGACAGAAAGACTTGACTATGAAGCGGAATTAGGAATTGTGATTGGCAAAAAAGCAAAAAATGTTTCAAAGGAAAATGCTCTCAATTATGTGTTTGGTTATTGTACGGTGAATGATTTATCGGCACGTGATTTACAAATGAGAACACCGCAATGGTTACTGGGGAAAACATATGATAAGTTTTGTCCTGTTGGTCCTTATCTTGTGACGAAGGATGAGGTCCCAAATCCAAACGATCTTGAGATAAAGTCAGTTGTAAATGGGGAGGTACGGCAACATTCTAATACATCTGATATGATTTTTGATTGTAAAGAAATCATTTCATATGTGTCACATTATATGAGTTTAGAACCAGGGGATCTCATTTTAACAGGTACGCCAGAAGGGGTTGTGTTAGGATATCCTGAAGAGGAGCAAGTCTTTCTTCAAGATGGTGATGAAGTAAGTGTAGAAATTGAAAAATTAGGAAGGTTAACTAACCGTTTCATAGTCGAAAAATCCTAA
- a CDS encoding peptidase M56 — translation MMTTGERIIPYFPIRPQKLYYNPTYRVSLRYPAHWAKIQGYDERYGAHDGYFQVGLIASHNASIDEVVRQEAFHSLNPYGTRPSIIPWRIQGQNARFIFPSFDQPTDMMFQSALIVQLRRPVQTSTGMYDYFILWADKYHLLFISQTTRFF, via the coding sequence ATGATGACTACAGGAGAAAGAATAATACCTTATTTCCCGATTAGGCCACAAAAATTGTATTATAACCCAACCTACCGTGTAAGTTTACGATATCCAGCACACTGGGCTAAAATTCAAGGTTATGATGAACGGTACGGTGCTCATGATGGATACTTTCAAGTTGGTTTAATTGCTAGTCACAACGCTTCCATTGACGAGGTTGTTCGCCAAGAAGCTTTCCATTCATTAAACCCTTACGGTACGAGACCGTCAATCATTCCTTGGCGAATACAAGGGCAAAACGCCCGTTTCATATTCCCTTCTTTTGACCAGCCGACGGATATGATGTTCCAATCAGCCCTTATCGTGCAATTAAGACGGCCTGTTCAAACTTCTACAGGCATGTATGATTATTTCATTTTATGGGCAGACAAATACCATCTTTTATTTATTAGTCAGACAACTCGATTTTTCTAA
- a CDS encoding ATP-binding cassette domain-containing protein: MVENNNQTDVHVQIDKLKKSYGDLNVLKGIDLNIAKGEFIAIVGKSGCGKSTLLRLIAGLESYNEGGLYINGKKLTSLNKEARLMYQDGRLLPWKKVIDNIGLGLKGDWYPKALDALRSVGLEDRKNDWPSHLSGGQKQRVALARALVYQPGLLLLDEPLGALDALTRIEMQELIESIWQQKQITSILVTHDVEEAVALADRVILIDQGNITLDVKIDLPRPRKRTQLTFSEYVDQILTTILGRKREGDEEDSNDLRLIVK, translated from the coding sequence ATGGTGGAAAACAATAATCAAACTGACGTGCATGTTCAAATTGATAAATTGAAAAAGTCATACGGTGATCTAAATGTATTAAAAGGGATTGACTTAAATATTGCGAAGGGTGAATTCATTGCGATTGTTGGTAAAAGTGGTTGTGGAAAAAGTACACTTCTTCGGCTCATTGCCGGACTCGAGTCTTACAATGAAGGCGGACTTTACATTAACGGAAAGAAGTTAACTTCCTTAAACAAAGAAGCGAGATTAATGTACCAAGACGGACGCCTACTCCCGTGGAAAAAGGTCATTGACAATATAGGGCTAGGGTTAAAGGGAGATTGGTATCCAAAAGCATTAGATGCGTTAAGGAGTGTAGGACTAGAGGATCGAAAAAATGATTGGCCATCTCACTTATCTGGAGGACAAAAGCAACGAGTCGCTTTAGCAAGGGCCCTCGTGTATCAACCTGGATTATTATTACTTGATGAACCGCTCGGTGCATTAGATGCATTAACTCGTATCGAAATGCAGGAATTAATTGAATCAATTTGGCAGCAGAAACAAATTACATCAATTCTCGTAACCCATGATGTCGAAGAAGCGGTAGCATTAGCAGACCGAGTCATTCTCATTGATCAAGGTAACATTACATTAGATGTCAAAATTGATTTACCTCGTCCTCGAAAGCGAACACAACTTACATTTTCAGAATACGTTGATCAAATTTTAACAACAATCCTTGGCAGGAAACGAGAAGGTGATGAAGAGGATAGTAATGATTTACGCTTAATTGTGAAGTAA
- a CDS encoding ABC transporter permease subunit has product MKRTKKTFVSQIIPWAIPLFLLVLWQLLAQMGLIPGTILPAPTEVFLAGVELSKTGELMEHISISLWRALAGFLIGGIVGFVLGLFNGIFRSSELLFDTSVQMLRNIPHLALIPLVIMWFGIGETSKIFLVALGVLFPVYINTYHGIKSVDKGLIEMGRAYGLKGPSLFFNIIFPGALSSILVGVRFSLGVMWLTLIVAETISAHSGIGFMAMNAREFMQMDVIVLSIVIYALFGKLSDMIARFFEDRWLQWKS; this is encoded by the coding sequence TTGAAACGAACGAAGAAAACTTTTGTATCGCAAATTATTCCTTGGGCAATCCCCCTTTTCCTACTTGTATTATGGCAATTGCTAGCCCAGATGGGGTTAATCCCTGGTACAATATTGCCTGCTCCAACAGAGGTATTCCTAGCAGGAGTTGAGTTATCCAAAACCGGTGAGCTAATGGAGCACATATCTATAAGCTTATGGCGTGCTTTAGCAGGCTTTCTTATTGGGGGAATCGTTGGATTCGTACTTGGACTCTTTAACGGGATTTTTCGAAGTTCTGAACTCCTATTTGACACATCCGTACAAATGTTACGGAACATCCCCCACCTTGCGCTAATACCATTAGTCATTATGTGGTTTGGAATTGGAGAAACTTCAAAAATATTCCTGGTCGCACTAGGGGTATTATTCCCTGTCTACATTAACACATATCACGGTATTAAATCCGTAGACAAAGGGTTGATTGAAATGGGAAGAGCGTATGGACTAAAAGGGCCTTCCCTGTTCTTTAACATTATTTTTCCCGGGGCCCTTTCCTCTATATTAGTTGGGGTTCGTTTCTCGCTGGGTGTAATGTGGTTGACTTTGATTGTAGCAGAAACAATATCTGCACATTCAGGTATTGGCTTTATGGCCATGAACGCACGAGAATTTATGCAAATGGACGTTATCGTCCTAAGTATCGTCATTTACGCTTTATTCGGAAAGCTTTCTGACATGATTGCCCGTTTCTTTGAAGACCGTTGGCTTCAGTGGAAATCTTAA
- a CDS encoding sulfonate ABC transporter substrate-binding protein yields the protein MKKLLSLRVMVLLFFVAGTLLVGCNQSGKTEGDKDNVVVIGYQKNCPLVILKSLGTLEERLEEIGYTVEWKLFQAGPALLEALNAGSIDFGRTGNTPPIFAQASNAPIAYVSAGKPKFKGSAILVPEDSPVESLEDLKGKTVAFAKGSSSHYFTVKALESAGLSYDDITPAFLPPGDGRIAFETGSVDAWTVWDPYTASAQIDADGRALVDGERYTTDRDFFIATSTFASEHKEALDVLLNEIQRSSDWANENHDELIPMLAEELGISEEAVEMAVTRRVYGLDPLTKDIIDEQQSIADLFYELGIIPKKLNVRDVIPD from the coding sequence TTGAAAAAACTACTTAGCCTACGGGTTATGGTTCTCTTATTTTTTGTGGCCGGGACATTACTCGTCGGCTGTAACCAAAGTGGTAAAACAGAAGGAGATAAAGATAATGTCGTAGTTATTGGCTATCAAAAAAATTGTCCCCTTGTCATTTTAAAGTCACTAGGGACACTTGAGGAACGGTTAGAAGAAATCGGTTATACAGTCGAATGGAAATTATTCCAAGCAGGTCCTGCCCTTTTAGAAGCATTAAACGCAGGTAGTATTGATTTTGGACGAACAGGAAATACACCTCCAATTTTTGCGCAAGCATCTAATGCACCGATTGCCTACGTATCTGCTGGAAAACCAAAATTTAAAGGTAGCGCCATACTAGTTCCGGAAGATTCTCCGGTTGAATCTCTGGAAGATTTAAAAGGAAAAACCGTAGCGTTTGCGAAAGGATCCAGTTCACATTACTTTACAGTAAAAGCACTGGAAAGTGCAGGACTATCCTATGATGATATAACACCTGCATTTTTACCACCTGGTGATGGACGGATTGCTTTTGAAACGGGAAGTGTTGACGCTTGGACAGTATGGGATCCATACACAGCTTCGGCTCAGATTGACGCAGACGGTCGAGCACTCGTAGACGGAGAAAGATATACAACAGACCGTGATTTCTTTATTGCGACATCAACATTTGCTAGTGAACATAAGGAAGCGTTAGATGTTCTATTAAATGAAATCCAACGTTCATCTGATTGGGCAAATGAAAATCATGACGAGTTAATTCCGATGTTAGCAGAGGAATTAGGGATATCAGAAGAGGCAGTAGAAATGGCCGTTACCCGTCGTGTGTATGGTTTGGATCCATTAACAAAAGACATTATTGACGAACAACAAAGTATCGCTGACTTGTTTTACGAATTAGGTATTATCCCGAAAAAGCTCAACGTTCGGGATGTTATCCCAGATTAA
- a CDS encoding DUF3231 family protein has translation MGILSGNPQDEPLHSGEIYHLWSHLFATKSYLVTSQILMNHTGDHDLKIFLEDFRENCVKPEEEDIEAILKANGIRLPPAPPGRPDVHLEDIPAGARFNDPEIAMLVQKEIMSGKVMCSFIMGISVREDVAEMYGEFHTLKSEYETKLMKIVKEKGWLVPPPLNIK, from the coding sequence TTGGGCATTTTAAGCGGTAACCCTCAAGATGAACCGTTACATTCCGGTGAAATATATCACTTATGGTCGCACTTATTTGCAACAAAAAGTTATTTAGTTACATCGCAAATTTTAATGAATCATACAGGAGATCACGACTTGAAAATATTCCTTGAAGATTTTCGAGAAAACTGTGTCAAACCAGAGGAAGAAGATATAGAAGCAATCTTGAAAGCAAATGGGATTCGATTGCCACCAGCACCTCCAGGGAGACCAGATGTACATTTAGAAGATATTCCAGCAGGAGCTAGGTTTAATGACCCAGAAATTGCGATGCTCGTACAGAAGGAAATTATGTCTGGAAAAGTGATGTGCAGCTTTATTATGGGGATTTCTGTTCGGGAGGATGTTGCAGAAATGTATGGAGAGTTTCATACGTTAAAATCAGAATATGAAACAAAGCTGATGAAAATTGTAAAAGAAAAAGGATGGCTTGTACCACCACCATTAAATATTAAGTAA
- a CDS encoding MFS transporter, which translates to MVIAAIGSIPFIMTLGNSMLIPILPQMKKDLDISQMQVSLTITVFSIAAAIFIPILGYLSDRFSRKVIIVPALILYGLGGLLAGFGATVFSNSYLWIIIGRILQGIGAAGTAPVAMALTGDLFKGGERSRVLGLVEASNGFGKVLSPILGSLLGLIVWYSVFFAFPAICSISIILSWVFIKERKKHKAPTPFGKYVRGLVSVFKFEGRWLFVTYLAGATCLFTLFGILFYLSDILEKEYNIDGVVKGLILAIPLLVMGTSSYITGSKIGKNQATMKKLIVLGFLMMTLSYSLLVFFKSIVPFLFVLAISSIGTGLVLPCINSLITGSVGKERRGFVTSLYGSVRFLGVAIGPPIFTRLMDWSRTGMFLSLAAFTLLVGLLAWMLIHVKNTGGKNEEKGAFRYNYI; encoded by the coding sequence ATGGTTATTGCCGCTATAGGATCCATACCATTCATTATGACATTAGGTAATTCGATGCTCATACCTATATTGCCGCAAATGAAAAAAGATTTAGACATATCCCAGATGCAAGTAAGTTTAACCATTACTGTCTTTTCTATTGCAGCGGCGATATTTATACCGATTTTAGGTTACTTATCTGACCGTTTTTCCCGTAAAGTCATTATAGTTCCTGCTCTAATCCTCTATGGATTAGGAGGATTATTAGCTGGTTTCGGAGCTACCGTCTTTTCTAATAGTTATTTATGGATAATTATAGGGCGCATCCTGCAAGGGATTGGTGCAGCAGGTACTGCACCAGTGGCGATGGCACTTACCGGTGATTTGTTTAAGGGAGGAGAAAGAAGTCGGGTTCTTGGTCTTGTAGAAGCATCGAATGGTTTTGGGAAAGTTCTGTCACCGATACTTGGTTCACTGTTAGGACTTATTGTTTGGTATAGTGTCTTTTTTGCCTTTCCAGCTATTTGTTCCATTTCGATTATTTTAAGTTGGGTGTTCATTAAAGAACGGAAAAAACATAAAGCGCCAACGCCTTTTGGGAAATATGTCCGTGGCCTTGTAAGTGTGTTTAAATTTGAAGGCCGGTGGTTGTTCGTTACGTACTTAGCAGGAGCGACATGTTTGTTTACATTGTTTGGCATTTTATTTTACTTATCTGATATTTTGGAGAAAGAATACAATATTGATGGGGTTGTAAAAGGATTAATTTTAGCCATTCCGTTACTAGTCATGGGGACATCATCATATATCACTGGAAGCAAAATCGGAAAAAATCAAGCGACAATGAAGAAATTAATTGTCCTTGGCTTTTTGATGATGACATTATCATATAGTTTACTTGTATTTTTTAAATCGATTGTTCCGTTTTTGTTTGTACTCGCTATAAGTAGTATTGGTACAGGACTCGTGCTACCTTGTATCAATAGTCTAATTACAGGGTCTGTTGGAAAAGAACGAAGAGGGTTTGTTACATCTTTGTATGGTTCGGTACGATTTTTAGGTGTAGCAATTGGTCCGCCGATTTTCACCCGGTTAATGGATTGGTCAAGAACAGGAATGTTTTTATCATTAGCCGCATTTACCCTTTTAGTTGGTTTACTTGCTTGGATGCTTATTCATGTGAAAAATACAGGTGGTAAAAACGAAGAAAAGGGAGCGTTCCGTTATAACTATATATAA
- a CDS encoding YitT family protein yields the protein MKYIFGKGQQVIAGGIIQGFGMGVFLFPNDIPSGGAGGLAVLINHLFHVHIGIALWIVNFSLLLLGLKYLGGKSVFGTLIAITVTSIFIFVSQNIFSISYRLVWVDLIIGSIFLGLGIGLLLRNNVSNGGIGVVALIISIKKNVLPGRPLFWINCSIFILTAYVIDWDILIYAFISQWISTKMVDLVCGYDYITTYTLSWERKS from the coding sequence ATGAAATATATATTCGGGAAAGGTCAGCAAGTTATAGCAGGGGGTATCATTCAAGGGTTTGGTATGGGTGTGTTCCTATTCCCTAATGACATTCCTTCAGGAGGAGCAGGGGGATTAGCTGTCCTAATTAACCACTTATTTCATGTTCATATAGGAATTGCATTGTGGATAGTAAATTTTTCTCTCCTCCTCTTAGGCCTAAAATATCTAGGTGGAAAAAGTGTTTTCGGTACGTTAATTGCAATTACCGTTACATCGATATTCATATTTGTATCACAGAACATTTTTTCAATCAGCTATCGATTGGTTTGGGTTGATTTAATTATCGGTTCTATTTTCTTAGGATTAGGAATTGGATTATTGTTACGGAATAACGTTTCAAATGGTGGAATTGGGGTTGTTGCACTTATCATTTCAATAAAAAAAAACGTCCTGCCTGGACGTCCTCTGTTTTGGATCAACTGTAGCATTTTTATTTTAACGGCGTATGTGATCGATTGGGATATCCTAATTTACGCCTTTATTAGCCAATGGATATCAACAAAAATGGTGGACCTCGTTTGCGGTTATGATTACATAACAACATACACATTAAGCTGGGAGCGAAAGTCATAA
- a CDS encoding GNAT family N-acetyltransferase yields the protein MIRKLNETDRDNCVSFISDEPAENLFIIGDLEAFGFDEDFQEVWGDFDANGKMRAILLRYRQNFIVYAQGQFDTKGIAQTIEQHPQQKKIISGISSVVNQIMPHVQMQPGKSREFFYAKCEQLQEVEKQYVQVRKGSIVDIPRILELHDQIPEFETREGRQESMTRNMKDGFSRVFYVEEDGEMVSSAMTTAENSMSAMVIGVCTLPGYKRKGYASACMIRLCNELLQEGKQLCLFYDNPEAGKIYKRLGFVDIGKWVMNEY from the coding sequence ATGATTAGGAAGTTAAATGAAACTGATCGAGATAATTGTGTTTCATTCATAAGTGATGAACCAGCAGAAAATTTATTTATTATAGGAGATTTAGAGGCATTCGGCTTTGATGAAGACTTCCAAGAGGTGTGGGGAGACTTTGACGCCAATGGGAAGATGAGGGCGATATTGCTTCGTTACCGTCAAAACTTTATTGTCTATGCACAAGGGCAGTTTGATACAAAAGGCATTGCGCAAACGATTGAACAACATCCACAGCAAAAGAAAATCATCTCCGGTATTTCATCGGTCGTGAATCAAATCATGCCACATGTACAAATGCAACCAGGAAAATCCCGTGAATTTTTTTATGCCAAATGTGAACAACTCCAAGAGGTTGAAAAGCAATATGTGCAAGTGAGAAAAGGTAGTATTGTCGATATCCCGCGTATTCTTGAATTACACGATCAAATCCCTGAATTTGAAACGAGAGAAGGCCGTCAAGAAAGTATGACCCGAAATATGAAGGATGGGTTCTCCCGTGTTTTTTATGTAGAGGAAGATGGTGAGATGGTTTCATCTGCCATGACAACAGCGGAAAATAGTATGTCTGCAATGGTAATAGGGGTTTGTACACTTCCGGGATATAAGCGAAAAGGATATGCAAGTGCTTGTATGATAAGGTTGTGCAATGAATTGTTACAGGAAGGAAAACAACTTTGCTTATTTTATGACAACCCAGAAGCTGGAAAAATATATAAAAGATTAGGATTTGTTGATATAGGTAAATGGGTGATGAATGAATATTAA
- a CDS encoding DUF4037 domain-containing protein, giving the protein MNLKQKALEIAGIYSKNSKIDAVMLAGSVSRGWHDKYSDIELNLFWAERITDEDRKQPIEKVEGNLLSYHPYEEEEWSESYITNGMKIEVSSFLTSTVENVIRDVVERYDTDYGKQCIVTAVKTGIGLFGENKIKAMREKVDSYPVQLYEKMIIANLDFGNQWNNRNGLLQRKDWVMLYDVINTIQRKLFGILFGLNHMYIQHPQFKWMQNTIDQMNIKPKRLVEQMENVLLDTPTNGLRELETLIKEVLLLVERHMPHLPLEEHKQLIYYAK; this is encoded by the coding sequence GTGAATTTAAAACAAAAAGCTTTGGAAATTGCAGGGATATATTCGAAGAATTCGAAGATAGATGCGGTTATGTTAGCAGGATCTGTATCAAGGGGATGGCATGACAAGTACTCTGATATTGAACTCAACCTTTTTTGGGCAGAACGAATTACAGATGAAGATCGAAAACAACCGATAGAAAAAGTAGAAGGAAACCTTTTATCCTATCATCCCTACGAAGAAGAGGAATGGTCAGAAAGCTATATTACCAATGGTATGAAAATAGAGGTTAGTAGTTTTTTAACATCCACAGTGGAGAATGTTATACGGGATGTTGTAGAACGATATGATACGGATTATGGAAAACAATGTATTGTCACAGCAGTCAAAACAGGAATTGGTTTATTTGGAGAGAATAAAATAAAAGCAATGAGAGAAAAAGTAGACTCATACCCGGTTCAGTTATATGAAAAAATGATTATTGCTAATTTAGATTTTGGGAATCAGTGGAATAATCGGAACGGACTTCTTCAACGAAAGGACTGGGTTATGCTTTATGATGTTATAAATACTATACAACGGAAATTGTTTGGCATATTATTTGGTTTGAATCATATGTATATTCAACATCCACAGTTTAAATGGATGCAAAATACGATTGACCAAATGAATATAAAACCTAAGAGACTAGTAGAACAGATGGAAAATGTTTTGCTCGATACCCCTACTAACGGATTAAGAGAATTAGAGACACTTATCAAAGAAGTCCTTTTATTGGTTGAACGTCATATGCCTCATCTTCCTCTAGAAGAGCATAAACAACTCATTTATTATGCAAAATAG
- a CDS encoding DUF4260 domain-containing protein yields MNKALLHMEGLAVLLVSVYFYASLNFSWLLFIVLFFIPDVSMVGYGISKKFGALTYNIFHTYTVPTIFILMGVFSTMETLVMIGLIWSAHIGMDRMIGYGLKYPTSFKETHLNRV; encoded by the coding sequence TTGAATAAAGCCTTATTACATATGGAAGGGTTAGCTGTGTTATTGGTAAGTGTATATTTTTACGCCTCGTTAAACTTTAGTTGGCTTTTATTTATTGTGTTGTTTTTTATTCCAGATGTGTCTATGGTAGGATACGGAATTAGTAAAAAGTTTGGTGCTCTTACATACAATATATTTCATACTTACACCGTTCCTACTATTTTCATTTTAATGGGAGTCTTTTCAACAATGGAAACTTTAGTAATGATAGGATTAATATGGTCAGCCCACATCGGTATGGATCGAATGATTGGATACGGTTTAAAGTACCCAACCAGTTTTAAGGAAACCCATTTGAATCGGGTCTAG